From one Formosa sediminum genomic stretch:
- a CDS encoding glycosyltransferase family 4 protein produces MSKKRILLVASFSPSLINFRGDFIESLIQNNFEVYTASPDYTEEVKQQLLTLGAHPVVYKLERTGLNPLNDLKSISELKAIIKTHDIDLVFPYTVKPVIYSSIAANSCNVPVISLITGLGFAFTGLTFKARTLQRLNEFLYKISIRKNKVIVFQNKDDYKLFLDRKIIPKTNKVAFVGGSGVNLNKYKTRVNDNTSNKIKFLLVARLIKEKGIELYIAAAKKLKKTYPEAEFHIIGEPDNSPSSIKLEKLNKLNSKGIVVYHGKQNNVPEHLYHTDVFVLPTYYREGVPRSILEALSVGLPIITTNTPGCKETVKKDYNGILIAPNNLEELVEAMAVFLKTPSKIKEMGRNSRLYAEQRFDVNIINKELIAIINEEIKH; encoded by the coding sequence ATGTCAAAAAAAAGAATTTTATTAGTAGCATCATTTTCTCCATCTCTAATTAACTTTAGGGGAGATTTTATTGAAAGTTTAATACAAAATAATTTTGAAGTTTATACTGCGTCACCAGATTATACAGAAGAAGTTAAACAACAACTATTAACTTTAGGTGCACATCCAGTTGTATATAAATTAGAACGTACAGGCTTAAACCCTTTAAATGATTTAAAGTCTATTTCTGAACTAAAAGCAATAATAAAAACACATGACATTGATTTGGTTTTTCCTTATACAGTTAAGCCTGTAATTTATAGCTCTATTGCAGCAAACTCCTGTAATGTTCCCGTAATATCTTTAATTACAGGACTTGGGTTTGCATTCACTGGCTTAACATTTAAAGCTAGAACTTTACAAAGACTAAACGAGTTTTTATATAAAATATCTATACGTAAAAATAAAGTTATTGTTTTTCAAAATAAAGACGACTATAAATTATTCTTAGATAGAAAAATAATACCAAAAACAAATAAAGTTGCATTTGTTGGAGGCTCTGGGGTTAATTTAAATAAATATAAAACTAGAGTTAACGATAATACTTCTAACAAAATTAAATTCTTACTGGTAGCAAGATTAATTAAAGAGAAAGGAATAGAGTTATATATCGCAGCTGCTAAAAAATTAAAAAAAACGTATCCAGAAGCAGAATTTCATATTATTGGAGAGCCCGATAATTCGCCATCTTCAATAAAATTAGAAAAATTAAACAAGCTAAATAGTAAAGGAATTGTGGTTTATCACGGTAAGCAAAATAATGTTCCAGAACATTTATACCATACCGATGTGTTTGTGTTACCTACATACTATCGAGAAGGAGTTCCTAGATCTATATTAGAAGCTTTATCTGTAGGATTACCTATAATTACAACCAATACACCTGGTTGTAAAGAAACAGTTAAGAAAGATTATAATGGAATATTAATAGCTCCTAATAATTTAGAAGAATTGGTAGAAGCAATGGCAGTTTTTCTTAAAACACCTTCTAAAATCAAAGAAATGGGACGTAATAGTAGACTTTATGCTGAACAAAGATTTGATGTAAATATTATAAATAAAGAATTAATAGCTATAATTAACGAAGAAATAAAACACTAA
- a CDS encoding endonuclease/exonuclease/phosphatase family protein produces the protein MKNTLDKIDVFALLIVLILFIGILSSYCNWGWISVGFSIILPVLFILNVILSIYSIYKKKYFYCIGACSFLLVFNWSYSFNSVSQLKPSELDNAISILSFNTKGFSYKYKGEKTTTRLITFLDSLQPDILVLQESNFHITRKLQGYPYNFNDLRLTKGKSLLSIYSKYPIVDKGYIDFPNTRNNTIYADIVIQTDTIRLYNVHLQSHGLNQNLIQFNSNIYHTLFNKVSETFKKQIEQSKQVRKNIASTSRKIIICGDFNSTRYALPYRILKENLNDSYLEEGRGLGTTYNLKSVPLRLDYILTNPSIKILSHQNFDLHLSDHEPVLVNIKL, from the coding sequence TTGAAAAATACTTTAGATAAAATTGATGTATTTGCACTATTAATAGTACTTATTTTATTTATAGGCATACTTAGTAGTTACTGTAATTGGGGCTGGATTTCTGTTGGTTTTAGTATTATATTACCTGTTCTATTCATTTTAAACGTTATACTAAGCATCTATTCTATTTATAAAAAAAAGTATTTTTATTGTATTGGTGCGTGTAGCTTTTTGTTAGTTTTTAATTGGTCTTACAGCTTCAATAGTGTGTCGCAATTAAAACCTAGTGAGCTAGATAATGCTATTAGTATTTTATCATTTAATACAAAAGGGTTTAGTTACAAGTATAAAGGCGAAAAAACGACTACAAGACTTATAACATTTTTAGATTCCTTACAACCAGATATTCTAGTATTGCAAGAGTCTAACTTTCATATAACACGAAAACTGCAAGGCTATCCTTATAATTTTAATGATTTAAGATTAACTAAAGGAAAATCGCTACTCTCTATTTATTCCAAATATCCAATTGTGGATAAAGGCTATATTGATTTTCCGAATACAAGAAACAATACTATTTATGCAGATATTGTAATACAAACAGACACTATTAGATTGTATAATGTGCATTTACAATCGCATGGTTTAAATCAAAATTTAATACAATTTAATAGTAATATATATCATACCCTTTTTAATAAAGTAAGTGAGACATTTAAAAAACAAATTGAACAATCAAAACAGGTAAGAAAAAACATAGCATCTACTTCTAGAAAAATAATAATATGTGGAGACTTTAACTCGACGCGGTATGCATTACCCTATCGAATTTTAAAAGAGAATTTAAACGATTCTTATCTAGAAGAAGGTCGTGGTTTAGGTACAACATACAATTTAAAGTCAGTTCCTTTGCGGCTAGACTATATTTTAACCAATCCATCTATTAAAATATTAAGTCACCAAAATTTTGATTTACATCTGTCCGATCATGAACCTGTACTTGTAAACATTAAATTATAA